In Brachypodium distachyon strain Bd21 chromosome 2, Brachypodium_distachyon_v3.0, whole genome shotgun sequence, one genomic interval encodes:
- the LOC100845276 gene encoding protein SODIUM POTASSIUM ROOT DEFECTIVE 1 — MASLLLKGVHKRLGLSNLSCSSADATSVVVSGTGNSSSRIIDRHSPRLRDPHRSSASKPPPFSRPVSSSKEDSSSSSPKQHGDGNGSKKKKKQHKESTTSAGKRLASPATSSRFLLNSSRMNSDDVDQLQVALPPPPPSLIDVFPGTDDTVAPSVGKDLAPRQFLAESSSSSAGGSSSSASASGSSSSEITPAAAAGREEKLERGGEAVMARSCSTTAAAGQVVVLKVSLHCKGCAGKVKKHISKMEGVSSFQIDIATKKVTVVGDVTPLGVLNSVSKIKAAQFWPSNSSSSSSPPRASASF, encoded by the exons ATGGCGTCTCTGCTCCTCAAGGGCGTGCACAAGCGTCTGGGCCTGTCGAAcctctcctgctcctccgccgacgccacaagcgtcgtcgtctccggcaccggcaacagcagcagccggaTCATCGACCGCCACTCGCCGCGCCTCCGCGACCCTCaccgctcctccgcctccaagCCACCACCCTTTAGCAGGCCagtcagcagcagcaaagaaGACTCGAGCTCCTCCAGCCCCAAGCAGCATGGCGACGGCAACggcagcaagaagaagaagaagcaacacAAGGAGAGCACGACGAGTGCAGGCAAGAGGCTGGCGAGCCCCGCGACGTCGTCCAGGTTCCTGCTCAACTCCTCCAGGATGAACTCGGACGACGTCGACCAGCTTCAAGTGGCgcttccgcctccgccgccgtccttgATCGACGTCTTCCCCGGCACCGATGATACGGTGGCTCCATCCGTTGGCAAGGACCTGGCGCCGAGGCAATTCCTAGCagagtcgtcgtcgtcgtctgcaggcgggtcctcctcctctgcttcagCTTCTGGTTCGTCGTCGTCAGAGAtcacccctgctgctgctgcaggcagAGAGGAGAAGCTGGAGCGAGGTGGAGAAGCCGTCATGGCGAGGTCGTGCTCcacgacagcagcagcaggccag GTGGTTGTTCTGAAGGTGTCTCTGCACTGCAAGGGATGCGCGGGGAAGGTGAAGAAGCACATCTCCAAGATGGAAGGCGTCTCCTCCTTCCAAATCGACATCGCCACCAAGAAGGTCACCGTCGTCGGCGACGTCACGCCGCTCGGCGTGCTCAACAGCGTCTCCAAGATCAAGGCAGCCCAGTTCTGGCCTtccaattcttcttcttcttcctcgccgccccGCGCTTCCGCGTCCTTCTAG